In Bacillus sp. NP247, one DNA window encodes the following:
- a CDS encoding DUF2584 family protein, with protein sequence MKFEMHTKIISNEKEVRLHIEENIFQLKLDGYHLFTLQEILPLYKSNEERIGSAMIQKLEWENGKTTINYQLVSLKSVN encoded by the coding sequence ATGAAATTTGAGATGCACACAAAAATTATTTCAAATGAAAAAGAAGTAAGATTACATATAGAAGAAAATATATTTCAATTAAAATTGGATGGTTATCACTTATTTACACTGCAAGAAATATTGCCTTTATATAAATCAAATGAAGAAAGAATTGGTAGTGCAATGATACAAAAGTTAGAGTGGGAAAACGGAAAAACGACAATAAACTATCAACTCGTATCACTAAAATCAGTAAATTAA
- a CDS encoding exonuclease SbcCD subunit D: MKLFHTADWHLGKLVHGVYMTEDQKIVLDQFVQAVEEEKPDAVIIAGDLYDRAIPPTEAVDLLNDVLQKIVIDLQTPVIAVAGNHDSPDRIHFGSSLMKKQGLFIVGQFQFPYEPIILNDEYGEVHFHLVPYADPSIVRHVLKNEDVRSHDDAMRIFMNELSETMDKEARHVFVGHAFVTSSGEAEENTSDAERPLSIGGAEYVNSHYFDKFHYTALGHLHQAHFVRNETIRYSGSPLAYSISEEKHKKGYYIVELDEKGETTIEKRLLTPRRKMRTVEAKIDDLLHHPVNEDYVFVKLLDENPVLQPMEKIRSVYPNAMHVERSIQRREFTDENEVTVSRHKTDDLSLLKAFYKEMKGIELSEEKERLFLDVLQTVQEREGERG, from the coding sequence ATGAAGTTATTTCATACAGCGGATTGGCATTTAGGAAAGCTTGTTCATGGCGTGTATATGACTGAAGATCAAAAGATTGTATTAGATCAGTTTGTACAAGCTGTTGAAGAAGAAAAACCAGATGCCGTAATTATTGCAGGGGATTTATATGACCGAGCAATTCCACCTACGGAAGCAGTAGACTTATTAAATGATGTTTTACAAAAAATAGTGATTGATTTACAAACACCAGTTATTGCAGTTGCAGGAAACCATGATAGTCCAGATCGTATTCATTTTGGAAGTAGTTTAATGAAGAAACAAGGATTATTTATTGTGGGGCAATTTCAATTTCCATATGAGCCAATTATATTAAATGATGAATATGGCGAGGTTCACTTCCATCTCGTTCCATATGCGGATCCAAGCATAGTTAGACATGTATTGAAAAACGAAGATGTTCGTTCTCATGATGATGCAATGCGTATTTTTATGAATGAACTTTCTGAAACGATGGATAAAGAAGCGAGACATGTATTTGTAGGACATGCGTTTGTAACTTCTTCGGGAGAGGCAGAGGAAAATACAAGTGATGCGGAACGACCACTTTCAATTGGTGGTGCTGAATATGTAAATAGCCATTATTTTGATAAGTTTCATTACACGGCGCTTGGCCATTTACATCAAGCGCATTTTGTACGTAATGAGACCATTCGTTATTCAGGTTCGCCACTTGCATATTCTATCTCTGAAGAAAAACATAAAAAAGGATACTATATTGTGGAACTGGATGAAAAAGGTGAAACAACAATTGAAAAACGTTTACTTACACCACGTCGTAAAATGCGTACAGTAGAAGCAAAAATAGACGATTTATTGCATCATCCAGTAAATGAAGATTATGTATTTGTGAAATTATTAGATGAAAATCCTGTCTTGCAGCCAATGGAAAAAATACGTTCTGTATACCCAAATGCAATGCATGTTGAAAGATCTATTCAAAGACGAGAGTTCACAGATGAAAATGAAGTAACTGTTTCAAGACATAAAACAGATGATTTATCTCTTTTAAAAGCTTTTTATAAAGAAATGAAAGGGATAGAGTTATCAGAAGAGAAAGAACGTCTATTTTTAGATGTTTTGCAAACAGTGCAAGAACGGGAAGGTGAACGAGGATGA